A single region of the Theileria annulata chromosome 4, complete sequence, *** SEQUENCING IN PROGRESS *** genome encodes:
- a CDS encoding uncharacterized protein (1 probable transmembrane helix predicted for TA17185 by TMHMM2.0 at aa 249-271), protein MLNELVVFIYILSKFAICRLDSQDFKVVIESGKNLVERNLSSLKQESNKEVEKYQFNNHDKCVVVKYQNTPFWELEDQYPRALILLDNEVKIECDENCYYKYVYSSGNFKLKSCKKPIEKSKEPPEIKVDCANYKLFSYYKEEPPLKTIYYFNSMCTEILYNQNTLWKSDGSEYPKSMNYRENKIVLTFDDNIIVYKKEGGVWNSTTTTLSDIDTKSLRGSVDPSEDQNTKNKKDKFLRSETIVDALALVLIISILSMIIVVLILVLSYGFTFLSNKKAKKMTQLAPIEEVMTYH, encoded by the coding sequence ATGCTTAATGAATTAGTCgtatttatttatattctttcCAAGTTTGCGATTTGTAGACTAGATTCCCAAGATTTCAAAGTAGTAATAGAGTCTGGTAAGAATCTTGTGGAAAGAAATTTGTCAAGTTTAAAGCAGGAATCAAATAAAGAAGTTGaaaaatatcaatttaataatcaTGACAAATGTGTAGTAGTTAAATACCAAAATACGCCATTCTGGGAATTGGAAGATCAATACCCCAGAGCATTGATATTGTTGGATAACGaagttaaaattgaatGTGATGAAAATTGTTACTATAAGTATGTATATTCTAGTGGTAATTTCAAGTTAAAGTCATGCAAAAAACCCATCGAAAAATCAAAAGAACCACCCGAAATTAAGGTGGATTGTGCAAATTATAAACTGTTTTCATACTATAAAGAGGAACCGCCTTTGAAaactatatattatttcaactCAATGTGTACAGAGATTTTGTATAATCAAAACACCTTGTGGAAATCAGACGGTTCAGAGTATCCAAAGTCAATGAATTAtagagaaaataaaatcgTCTTAACCTTTGatgataatataattgtatataagAAGGAAGGAGGTGTTTGGAACTCTACCACAACAACCTTGTCTGATATAGATACTAAATCATTGAGGGGTTCAGTGGATCCATCAGAAGATCAAAATaccaaaaataaaaaagatAAATTCTTAAGGTCTGAAACTATTGTAGACGCACTCGCACttgttttaataatctCGATTCTCTCGATGATTATTGTAGTCTTGATTCTTGTATTGTCCTATGgatttacatttttatcaaacAAAAAGGCCAAGAAAATGACCCAATTGGCGCCAATTGAAGAAGTAATGACATATCACTGA
- a CDS encoding superoxide dismutase has translation MELPYKLDELSPDLSEEAVRFHYLKHHKGYVDNLNKLGQKYPQIFNQTLEELIKSAEGKVYENACQVWNHNQYWLGLDPNSNGKPTQFVEDLINLTFQTYDNFKQQFIETAINHFGSGWVWLLYFKNEPKLRIVDTHDGNNPIKLFNNDKPLLTLDIWEHAYYIDYRNDRRGYVNSWFNKIDWNRVEKTLKELMNL, from the exons ATGGAATTGCCATAT AAATTGGATGAATTGAGTCCCGATTTATCCGAGGAAGCTGTTAGGTTTCATTATCTTAAACATCACAAAGGATACGTAGATAACTTAAATA aattagGACAAAAATATCCACAAATTTTCAATCAAACACTCGAAG AATTGATAAAGTCAGCAGAAGGAAAAGTATATGAAAATGCATGTCAAGTGTGGAATCATAACCAATATTGGTTAGGGCTTGATCCAAATAGTAATGGAAAGCCTACACAATTTGTGGAAGATCTCATTAACCTAACATTTCAAACATATGATAATTTCAAACAACAATTTATTGAAACAGCAATTA ATCATTTTGGTAGTGGATGGGTTTGGCTCCTGTATTTCAAAAATGAACCAAAATTGAGAATTGTAGATACACATGATGGAAATAATCCAATCAAACTATTCAACAATGACAAACCATTATTAACACTAG ATATATGGGAACATGCATACTATATCGATTATAGAAATGATAGAAGAGGATACGTAAATTCATggtttaataaaattgacTGGAATCGAGTAGAAAAAACCCTGAAGGAACTCATGAATCTTTGA